The stretch of DNA AATATCCCATTGCCAAAAGATTTTCAGAGGGAGTGCGAGTTCTGGATTTGCAAGAAGAGCCATTCGATAGAATTATATTTTTTTCAGTAAGTCCGATCATTAGAAAGTCAATATCGGTATCCGGTAAAATTGCAAAAGTTGTGGAAGACAGTCTCTCGGAATTTTCCCCTACGATTATTGCACCAAGATTTTTTAATTCGATTTCAATTTTCTTTTGGAAGTTTCTTAACCTTTGATTTTTTTCTTGGAGGCGGAGTAATTGAAACTCGGATGCTTTCTGAAATGCGATTATACTTTGTAAATTTTCTGTTCCGGCTCTAAACCCATTTTCTTGATTACCGCCATGAAATATTGAAAAATCTTTTTTTTGAATAAGGTTAGGTTCTATGTAAGCAAGGGAAGTTCCCATTCCTGCTCCAATTTTGTGTCCTGAAAAACTAAAACCGGATAGAAAAGTAAAATCTATCTCAATTTTTCCGAATGCTTGGATTAAGTCTGTGAATAAAAATGTATTAAATTGATTTACTAAACCGATTATGCTTTCAATAGGTTGAATTACACCGGTCTCATTGGAAGTATAAATTATAAATAGAGGTAAGTTTTGTTTTTTTAGTTGAGTTTCTAAATCGTTTAGGTCGATTTTTCCAGATTTATCTGTTTGTAACCGAATTGTTTCAAATCCGAAAAAATCCAAAGCTGCATAAACTGAAGGGTGCTCAAAAGGAGAAGTAAGTATCTTTTTTTGTTTTAAAGTTTTGGATAAGGCGCTTACAAGAAGATAATTTGATTCTGTACCTGTAGAGTTAAAAACAAAACCGGAAGATTTTTTCTTTGTTATTTCTGCAAAATAATTTCTTGCGTTTTCAATTTTGGATTGAGAATTAAGAGAAAATTTTGTTATCCCTGAAGGGTTGTAATAACTTTGAAGATATTCTTGCAACGATTCTGTTAAAACTTCTTTGATTGGAGCATGAGTTGCGTTGTTATCAAAATACACTATTTTAGAATTCATTCTAAACCTTCATCAGCTTCTTGAGTTCTATTTAACATTCTGAGGATTCTTCTTTTTGCATAAAGATATTCATCCAACAATTCAAAATCCCTCAAGCCTCCATCTCTACCATCAATATTTCTTAATTGAGATTCGAGAGAATAAATTACAGATAGTGCTTGGCGAAAATCTTTTTTTTGATAGTAGGATTTTGCAATCATAAGTGTAGATTTAAACCTATGTAAAATCATAAGTCTGACTTTCGCAGTACTAGCTTCCTTTAAATTTTGAAAATTGGAAGATGCTTTGAATTCAAGAATTGCATTATTGTAGTAGTTCGTATTTTCTTTTGCAATTTCATAAAAAAGAAGTCCTCTTAAAAAGTGAAATCTGTTCTCTTCCCATTCTGAGCCACTGCTGAAATAAATTAATTTTTCTAATATAGATAAAGCTTCAATCGGAGAATTTTTTGTTAGCTTCATATTGGAAATAAGATAAGTCATGCTGTATAAAAAATCATTTGGTGGTAGTTCTGGAATTTTAGAGTTTTTTATCTCTGCCCAAACTATGGACAATTGTTGCTTTTCTGTAAGGCTGTTTAGTGCATCTGTATCTTTAGAAATTTTTTCCAATATATAATTTTCTGAATTTTTTATATGGGTAGAATATGCTAATAAGTTATCAGAGGGGCGACAAATTGCAAGTGCAACAGGCTCTATTTTTTTTGCTGCGATAACTTCTGGTCCTGAAATATTTAACGCTCTTTTGTAGTAGTCTAAAGCCTTAGCCACTTTCTCAAAATTTTCATTCCAATAATTTTTGGGATCTATGCTTGTAGGGAGACTTTTTCTAATATTTCCGACTCCTTTTTGAGATTTTTCTTTGTCGGCTGACCACCTTGTTGATCTATCGAGCCAAGTAGGCTCATAAAAAACACTATCGAGATTGGAAAGAGAAGAATAAAAATTGCAAGACTCTTTCATCAGATCTAAATCAATATCCGATTTTGCGTTATCTCCTTTTTCAATAAAGTTTTTCATAGCTTTAGGTGAATAAGAATTCGGACTGGACCAGAGTGCGTACTTTGCATAGATCCAATCTTTATAATATAGGATAAGTGGGGCACATACAATCCAGATTATGATTACAAAGATTATGTATTTTAGATTTTCTTTAAATAATTTTTTCAATTCTTTTTACGCCGGTCCAATTTATCCCAATAAAGTTTTTCTCTGAAAATGGAAAATCTTTTAAATAATTGTTCGACCTGTAGAGTGGTCGAGTCCAAGTTAGTAAAGGAAGTAATATTTTTGAAAAATCAAGCATATAAATTTATTATAATCGGTTTTTTTCTTTTTCCGGTAATGGTATTTTCCAAAGAACAGAAAAAAAACTGTACATATACTTCAATTTCTGGAGAGGTTTTTTCTGTCTATCCAGAATACTTTCTTTCTTTAGCTATAAGCGAGCAGACTGCTATTTTCCACCATAATACTCGAAAAACCCCATCAGCAAAAACATCAAGTTATAGCAAATCTTTGGAGTATTACGAAAAGTATTTTCAATGCTTGAATCAAAATGGTAAAACTCCAAACCCGACTTCATTCTACCTGAAGTCGTTGAATTACTTTGAGCTTAGGGATTTTCCTTCAGCTTTGAAAGAAATCGAAACGGTTATTGAAATTTCACCTAAATTCCGGGATGCCTATTTTTTAAAGTCTAGGATATTTATTCGTCAGGAAAGGTTGAAAGAAGCGTCTGAATTTCTTGAAAGGAATATTTCTATGTTCCCTGAAGATTCCGATATGCTTTTTCTTCTCGGATCGTTATTTTCTGAATTGGGAAACCAACCTAAGGCAATTTTGTACCATAGTTCTCTACTCGATTCGATTGAAAAAAGAGAGGGAGAAGCTCGGTACAAGACAGTGGTTTTAAAATCTTTAGGAGAGAATTACAACAAGTCCGATCAAATAAGAAAAGCTCTTTTTTACTACAGAAATTTGTTACGGTATGAGCCATTCGATACAGATGTGCGTTACAAGGTAGCACAAAT from Leptospiraceae bacterium encodes:
- a CDS encoding aminotransferase class V-fold PLP-dependent enzyme, which codes for MNSKIVYFDNNATHAPIKEVLTESLQEYLQSYYNPSGITKFSLNSQSKIENARNYFAEITKKKSSGFVFNSTGTESNYLLVSALSKTLKQKKILTSPFEHPSVYAALDFFGFETIRLQTDKSGKIDLNDLETQLKKQNLPLFIIYTSNETGVIQPIESIIGLVNQFNTFLFTDLIQAFGKIEIDFTFLSGFSFSGHKIGAGMGTSLAYIEPNLIQKKDFSIFHGGNQENGFRAGTENLQSIIAFQKASEFQLLRLQEKNQRLRNFQKKIEIELKNLGAIIVGENSERLSSTTFAILPDTDIDFLMIGLTEKNIILSNGSSCKSRTRTPSENLLAMGYSKQEALSAIRISSGLFTTEDDVELLINRIKEVILKLK